In one window of Pseudodesulfovibrio sediminis DNA:
- a CDS encoding agmatine deiminase family protein, producing MANTPVTPIRIPVRAPICDGLHMPAEWAEHEATWMIWPCKPGVWRGMEKPRCAYAEVAKAISRFEPVYMMCRPELLEDARYYCGDFTTLVPMDTRDSWARDSAPTFVVDGRGGVAGVDWIFNDWGHIARYEGKYDEPMGLHVLEHLNMRRYAAPFIIEGGGLHTDGEGTLLTTEQVQFDPNRNAGFSATDFEDLFHAYLGTEKVIWLGNGLEDDETNGHVDILACFVRPGVVMVHDCTDPENNNYAVTQDAIKRLEAATDAKGRSLEIIRIPEPAPRYHGDWRMDLSYINFYMCNGGIIMSSFDDPMDEVAYKILCDAFPTREVIQIPSIDIFAGGGGIHCITQQQPKGAPLPVF from the coding sequence ATGGCGAACACTCCTGTTACACCTATCCGTATCCCCGTCCGTGCGCCCATCTGCGACGGTCTGCACATGCCTGCCGAATGGGCCGAGCATGAAGCCACATGGATGATCTGGCCATGCAAGCCGGGCGTCTGGCGCGGCATGGAGAAACCCCGTTGCGCCTATGCGGAAGTCGCCAAGGCGATCTCCCGGTTCGAGCCGGTCTACATGATGTGCCGCCCGGAGCTGCTGGAGGACGCCAGGTACTACTGCGGCGATTTCACCACGCTGGTTCCCATGGACACCCGCGACTCCTGGGCCCGCGACTCGGCTCCCACCTTTGTGGTGGACGGCAGGGGCGGCGTGGCCGGAGTCGACTGGATATTCAATGACTGGGGTCACATAGCTCGATATGAAGGCAAATATGATGAACCCATGGGGCTGCATGTGCTGGAACACCTGAACATGCGCAGGTATGCTGCTCCCTTCATTATCGAAGGGGGTGGTCTCCACACTGACGGCGAAGGCACCCTGCTCACCACTGAGCAGGTGCAGTTCGACCCCAACCGCAACGCGGGCTTCTCCGCCACGGACTTCGAAGACCTCTTCCATGCCTACCTCGGTACGGAAAAGGTCATCTGGCTCGGCAATGGTCTGGAGGATGACGAGACCAACGGGCATGTGGATATCCTCGCCTGTTTCGTTCGTCCCGGTGTGGTCATGGTGCATGATTGCACCGACCCGGAGAACAACAACTACGCGGTCACCCAGGACGCCATCAAACGGCTTGAAGCAGCCACGGATGCCAAGGGCCGCTCCCTTGAAATCATCCGTATCCCCGAACCCGCTCCGCGCTACCACGGGGACTGGCGCATGGACCTGAGCTACATCAACTTCTACATGTGCAACGGAGGCATCATCATGTCTTCCTTTGATGATCCCATGGATGAAGTGGCCTACAAGATACTGTGCGACGCCTTCCCCACCCGCGAAGTCATCCAGATACCAAGTATCGACATCTTCGCCGGTGGCGGCGGTATCCACTGCATTACCCAGCAGCAGCCCAAAGGCGCACCGCTGCCCGTGTTTTAG
- a CDS encoding response regulator, with amino-acid sequence MTDRTNVKLLVVDDETGFAEVLCKRMTRRGVHAMPVASGEEGVRLLRKHEFDVAIVDLKLQGMDGIEILKLCTILAPEMAVLMLTGHGSVEARNTCMKLGAASYLSKPVDFERLYLKVLMLGGAKVDA; translated from the coding sequence ATGACTGATCGCACGAACGTCAAATTGCTTGTTGTGGACGATGAAACCGGGTTTGCCGAGGTGCTGTGCAAGCGTATGACCCGTCGGGGTGTACACGCCATGCCGGTGGCCAGCGGCGAGGAAGGGGTGCGGCTTCTCAGGAAGCATGAGTTTGACGTCGCTATTGTGGACCTCAAGCTTCAAGGTATGGATGGCATTGAAATATTGAAATTATGTACGATACTGGCCCCGGAGATGGCCGTGCTCATGCTGACGGGGCACGGCAGCGTGGAAGCGCGGAATACGTGCATGAAGCTGGGTGCGGCCAGTTATCTGTCAAAGCCCGTTGATTTCGAGCGGCTGTACTTGAAGGTGCTGATGCTTGGGGGCGCGAAGGTGGATGCATGA
- a CDS encoding response regulator, producing MSDATVLIVDDEVGFVSTMSKRLNMRDMVVYTAYEGAAAMRQLAEHADIQVVILDMKMPGKDGLTVLQEIKELYPLVEVIMLTGHATVPTAIEGIQHGAFDYLMKPCSFDGLTEKILQAVALKEEHEGEAIEARVSDIANRMA from the coding sequence ATGTCTGATGCCACCGTGCTTATTGTGGACGATGAGGTGGGGTTCGTCAGTACCATGTCCAAGCGTTTGAACATGCGCGACATGGTCGTTTACACTGCGTACGAAGGGGCCGCTGCCATGCGGCAGCTCGCTGAGCACGCTGATATCCAGGTCGTCATTCTGGACATGAAAATGCCCGGCAAGGACGGGCTGACCGTGCTTCAGGAGATCAAGGAGCTCTACCCGCTGGTGGAGGTCATCATGCTTACGGGGCACGCCACTGTCCCTACGGCTATCGAAGGTATTCAGCACGGCGCGTTCGATTATCTGATGAAACCCTGTAGTTTCGACGGGTTGACCGAGAAAATTCTGCAGGCCGTTGCGCTCAAGGAAGAGCATGAAGGTGAAGCGATTGAAGCGCGTGTAAGTGACATAGCCAATCGAATGGCGTAA
- a CDS encoding response regulator, whose amino-acid sequence MNRIRVLLIDDEVDFTAPLSKRLGKRGFAVRTVAGGQEALQALAEEEPEVVLLDMKMAGMDGIKTLSALKRSHPLVEVIMLTAHANTDIVISSLAMGAFDYLLKPVELEKLVLKIEDAAFQRKKNLRHGNSCDNRQE is encoded by the coding sequence ATGAACAGGATCAGGGTTCTTCTGATCGACGACGAGGTCGATTTCACCGCTCCCCTGTCCAAGCGTTTGGGCAAACGGGGGTTCGCAGTGCGGACCGTCGCTGGCGGGCAGGAGGCCCTGCAGGCCCTGGCCGAAGAAGAACCGGAAGTCGTTTTGTTGGATATGAAGATGGCTGGCATGGATGGCATCAAGACCCTGAGCGCTCTCAAGCGGAGCCACCCTTTGGTGGAGGTCATCATGCTCACAGCGCATGCGAATACGGATATCGTTATCTCAAGCTTGGCGATGGGAGCGTTCGATTACCTCCTGAAGCCGGTGGAGTTGGAAAAATTGGTTCTCAAGATAGAGGATGCGGCATTTCAAAGAAAAAAGAACCTGAGACATGGCAATAGCTGTGACAACAGGCAAGAATAA
- a CDS encoding aminobutyraldehyde dehydrogenase encodes MDMKLWINGQWTDAADGAQMDVENPATGAVVASVAKAGEKDVLRAVESAKTAFEDGRWSGLTPADRSATLWKLADLLEARMEEFARVESEDTGKPYEFLSLGADLPFCIDNLRFFAAAARDTGGHHAGEFAEGYTSIYRRDPVGVVGQIAPWNYPLLMGVWKIGPALAAGCTAVLKPASLTPRTSLMLGELTAEAGIPDGVVNVVAGNVGHMLTTHPDIRMVSLTGATETGVAVMKSAADTVKRVHLELGGKAPALVFEDADISLVAEKLSLAAYCNSGQDCTAATRIICHTSIESDVREAMVAAMEKVKVGDPFDASTEMGSMISARHLDMVSGFVERAEKDGASILCGGKVIDGPGAFFQPTVIADVAQDSEIVQKEVFGPVITIQSFGDEKEAVALGNDVDFGLASSVFTRDVARTMRVCRALEFGTVWVNDHLPLASETPHGGFKQSGFGKDLSAEAVGDYLVTKHVMINTVD; translated from the coding sequence ATGGATATGAAATTATGGATCAACGGCCAATGGACTGACGCCGCCGACGGCGCGCAGATGGATGTTGAGAATCCGGCTACCGGGGCTGTGGTGGCCTCTGTGGCCAAGGCAGGGGAGAAGGACGTCCTCCGTGCAGTGGAATCCGCCAAGACCGCCTTTGAGGACGGTCGCTGGTCCGGGCTGACCCCGGCCGACCGGTCCGCGACCCTCTGGAAGCTGGCCGACCTGCTTGAGGCCCGCATGGAAGAATTTGCGCGGGTGGAATCGGAAGACACAGGCAAGCCCTATGAATTCCTCAGCCTGGGTGCGGACCTGCCCTTCTGCATAGACAATCTGCGCTTCTTTGCGGCCGCCGCCCGAGATACAGGTGGCCATCATGCCGGTGAATTTGCCGAAGGATACACCTCCATCTACCGCCGCGACCCCGTGGGCGTGGTCGGACAGATCGCGCCGTGGAACTACCCGCTGCTCATGGGCGTCTGGAAAATCGGCCCTGCCCTGGCCGCCGGATGCACAGCCGTACTCAAACCCGCGTCCCTGACCCCGCGCACCTCCCTCATGCTTGGAGAGCTGACTGCCGAGGCAGGCATCCCTGACGGCGTGGTCAACGTGGTCGCGGGCAATGTAGGCCACATGCTCACCACCCATCCCGACATCAGGATGGTCAGCCTGACCGGTGCCACCGAGACGGGCGTGGCGGTCATGAAAAGCGCGGCAGACACCGTCAAGCGCGTGCACCTGGAGCTGGGCGGCAAGGCCCCGGCCCTTGTCTTTGAAGACGCCGATATCTCCCTTGTGGCCGAGAAACTGTCACTGGCCGCGTACTGCAACTCCGGCCAGGACTGCACCGCCGCCACCCGCATCATCTGTCACACATCCATTGAATCGGATGTCCGCGAGGCCATGGTCGCGGCCATGGAAAAGGTCAAGGTCGGCGATCCGTTCGACGCATCCACTGAAATGGGTTCCATGATCTCCGCCAGACACCTGGACATGGTTTCCGGGTTTGTGGAGCGCGCCGAAAAAGACGGTGCTTCCATCCTGTGCGGCGGTAAGGTCATTGACGGTCCCGGCGCTTTTTTCCAGCCCACGGTGATCGCCGACGTTGCCCAGGATTCCGAAATCGTGCAAAAAGAAGTCTTCGGTCCCGTGATAACCATCCAGAGTTTCGGGGACGAAAAAGAAGCCGTTGCCCTGGGCAATGACGTCGACTTCGGGCTGGCCTCCTCTGTCTTCACTCGCGATGTCGCCCGGACCATGCGCGTCTGCCGCGCTCTGGAGTTCGGCACGGTATGGGTCAACGACCACCTGCCGCTGGCTTCCGAGACCCCGCATGGCGGTTTCAAACAGTCAGGGTTCGGCAAGGATCTCTCTGCCGAGGCGGTGGGCGATTATCTGGTCACCAAACATGTCATGATCAACACCGTTGATTAG
- a CDS encoding sulfite exporter TauE/SafE family protein, translated as MRFFTEWGRFMMAGAGAMAKWEIANAESIVSSRKKLLLIALLVIPIILGGIAFADDIGPVLPNLLGGKKAYSPAFYSLGIFLVSIAIGVGAGLITGCIGAGGGFIIAPALMSAGIKGILAVGTDLFHIFAKAIMGSVIHRKLGNVSVALAAVFLIGAVLGATAGGVINRVLYEINPVLSDAFITSIYSLMLGFLGFYALTDFLRSRKAGGAGDAHGGEEGADLGAMSRSLQDIKFPPMISFDKDLVPGGRRISWIFLVLSGALVGLAAGIMGVGGGFLTFPIFVYVLGVSSMTTVGTDIFQIVFTAGFASVSQYAIYGFIFYTLAMGMLIGSLLGIQIGALVTKVVPGITIRGFYAMAVLAGFMNRIFALPGKLGEMGVIPVSPGLGAILSDIGIWLFFIVIGGFSVWVIGTFLKNIPALKRKEVL; from the coding sequence ATGCGTTTTTTTACTGAATGGGGAAGATTCATGATGGCCGGGGCAGGCGCCATGGCCAAGTGGGAGATAGCCAACGCGGAGTCCATTGTGAGCAGTCGTAAAAAGCTGTTGCTCATCGCACTGCTGGTCATCCCCATCATCCTGGGCGGTATCGCCTTTGCCGACGATATCGGACCGGTCCTGCCTAACCTGCTGGGCGGCAAGAAAGCCTACAGCCCGGCGTTCTACTCTCTGGGTATCTTTCTTGTTTCCATTGCCATCGGCGTGGGAGCGGGACTTATTACCGGCTGTATCGGCGCGGGCGGCGGGTTCATCATCGCTCCGGCTCTCATGTCCGCCGGTATCAAGGGTATCCTGGCGGTGGGTACGGACCTGTTCCATATCTTTGCCAAGGCGATCATGGGCAGCGTCATTCACCGCAAGCTCGGTAACGTCTCCGTGGCGTTGGCTGCCGTGTTCCTCATAGGAGCGGTCCTCGGTGCGACTGCGGGCGGCGTCATCAACCGTGTATTGTATGAGATCAACCCGGTTCTGTCCGACGCATTCATCACCTCCATCTATTCGCTCATGCTCGGCTTCCTGGGCTTCTATGCCCTGACCGACTTTCTGCGCTCCCGCAAGGCCGGTGGCGCAGGCGATGCGCATGGTGGCGAAGAAGGGGCCGACCTAGGCGCCATGTCCAGGTCCCTGCAGGACATCAAGTTCCCGCCCATGATCTCCTTTGACAAGGATCTGGTGCCCGGCGGACGCAGGATTTCCTGGATATTCCTGGTGCTGTCCGGTGCCCTCGTGGGTCTGGCTGCGGGCATCATGGGGGTCGGCGGCGGCTTCCTGACCTTCCCGATTTTCGTCTATGTCCTCGGTGTATCTTCCATGACCACCGTTGGCACGGACATCTTCCAGATCGTGTTCACCGCAGGGTTTGCCTCGGTCTCACAGTATGCCATTTACGGCTTCATCTTCTACACATTGGCCATGGGCATGCTCATCGGCTCATTGCTCGGCATCCAGATCGGTGCGCTGGTCACCAAGGTCGTGCCTGGCATCACCATCCGTGGTTTTTATGCCATGGCCGTGCTGGCCGGTTTCATGAATCGTATCTTCGCACTGCCCGGCAAGCTGGGTGAAATGGGGGTCATACCTGTTTCTCCGGGGCTGGGTGCAATCTTGAGTGACATAGGCATATGGCTCTTCTTCATTGTCATCGGCGGGTTCTCTGTCTGGGTCATCGGCACGTTCCTCAAGAATATTCCTGCGCTCAAGCGCAAGGAGGTCCTTTAA
- a CDS encoding sigma-54-dependent transcriptional regulator, whose translation MSDAIRILAVDDSRATLEVLKRNLEPEGYQVFTCERVDEALSLLDELDIDLVITDYRMPEATGLDLIKHVRANHQDVDIMMITGYPSIPGAVEAIKDGAGEYLAKPFTTEELLSSVTRIVDRLRRRRVLSTSDTPPDNFGIIGNSPEMQRVFRRIQKAASTDANVLISGDSGTGKELVARAVHYNSNRRTASFVPVNCTAIPDSLVESELFGHVKGAFTGAKDSRAGFFEIAHGGSIFLDEIGDASPNMQAKLLRVIQSKEFSKVGSSLVHTVDTRILAASHKDLKQLVEEGGFREDLYYRINVVDIPVPRLCERGDDILVLINLFLTKFSQAMNRVPPNLTDEALHALRTHAWPGNVRELENLIQRLVVIVDHDPIEVTDLPDSMRFSLPVEGSVNRSLAEVEYEHIRNVLTMVRGNKTRAAEVLGINRKTLREKLKKMESGKGQ comes from the coding sequence ATGAGTGATGCCATACGCATTCTGGCAGTAGATGATTCCAGGGCGACCCTCGAGGTGCTCAAGCGCAATCTTGAACCCGAAGGCTACCAGGTCTTTACCTGTGAACGCGTGGATGAGGCGCTGTCTCTGCTCGATGAGTTGGACATAGACCTGGTGATCACGGACTACCGGATGCCCGAAGCCACCGGGCTGGACCTGATCAAGCACGTCCGAGCCAATCATCAGGACGTGGATATCATGATGATCACCGGGTATCCTTCCATCCCCGGCGCTGTCGAGGCCATCAAGGACGGCGCGGGCGAGTACCTGGCCAAGCCTTTTACCACCGAAGAGCTGTTATCGTCGGTCACGCGCATCGTTGACCGACTCCGCCGCAGACGCGTGCTCTCCACCTCGGATACGCCCCCGGACAATTTTGGGATTATCGGTAACTCACCGGAAATGCAGCGAGTGTTCAGGCGCATACAAAAGGCCGCTTCCACAGACGCCAACGTGCTTATCTCAGGAGACTCCGGCACCGGCAAGGAGCTGGTGGCCCGTGCCGTGCATTACAACTCCAATCGGCGAACCGCATCATTCGTGCCCGTCAACTGCACGGCCATTCCAGACAGTCTGGTGGAATCCGAGTTGTTCGGTCACGTCAAGGGCGCGTTCACCGGCGCCAAGGATTCTCGGGCGGGATTCTTCGAGATCGCCCACGGCGGTTCGATCTTTCTGGACGAGATCGGCGATGCCAGCCCCAACATGCAGGCCAAGCTGCTGCGCGTGATCCAGTCCAAGGAATTTTCCAAGGTCGGTTCCAGTCTGGTGCATACCGTGGACACCCGCATACTGGCCGCTTCGCACAAGGATTTGAAGCAGTTGGTGGAGGAAGGGGGCTTTCGTGAGGATCTCTATTACCGCATCAACGTGGTGGATATCCCGGTTCCGCGCCTGTGTGAGCGGGGTGATGACATTCTGGTGCTCATCAATCTGTTCCTGACCAAGTTTTCACAGGCCATGAACCGTGTGCCGCCCAACCTGACGGATGAGGCCCTGCATGCGTTGCGTACCCATGCCTGGCCCGGCAATGTTCGTGAACTGGAGAATCTCATTCAGCGGCTGGTGGTCATTGTGGACCATGACCCCATCGAGGTCACTGACCTGCCTGATTCCATGCGCTTCAGCCTGCCAGTGGAGGGGAGCGTCAACCGTTCCCTGGCCGAGGTGGAGTACGAGCATATCCGCAATGTGCTGACCATGGTCCGGGGCAACAAGACCCGCGCGGCAGAGGTGCTGGGCATCAACCGCAAAACCCTGCGGGAGAAGCTGAAGAAGATGGAGAGCGGGAAGGGGCAATAG
- a CDS encoding PAS domain-containing sensor histidine kinase: MNLQNYYETVMELSHGIVVTLDLDGRIIHGNAELEALSGYSIQELAGRDWFVTFIHKGERRMARRALFESAHGQGVSAFAGVITAKDGDIVYVNWNLKPLTDYNGEAVSLLCVGQDVTDLVLREKGLLRERFTLLERTKELNCLYELSLLSADVDQELEVLLTKMIDLLPSAFQNPAMTFIRLKLDQRIWETPGYVDTDHMLTEQIMVNKERRGVLSVAVREKGRGRVAFIEDEMDLFATAAQQIAVTIAKKETRKAKHELERQLRQSDRLAKIGQFSAGVAHEINEPLANILGFAELALQTPNLSGQLVTDLNNIVDSSLHAREIIRKLMFFGRQLSPQFVTLNFNEAVEQALRITEAGAMRNDITIIRDFDVSQPVVSADPQHVKQVVVNLVVNSIQAMERGGKVNVRTWSNDTDVYLIVEDTGTGMEPEVLKQIFTPFYTTKDVDKGSGLGLSVTHGIVKAHGGFIQVDSRPGEGTRVEVAIPCPNSNKGVDS, translated from the coding sequence ATGAACCTCCAGAATTACTACGAGACTGTCATGGAACTCAGCCATGGCATCGTGGTCACCCTCGATCTTGACGGGCGCATCATCCATGGCAACGCCGAACTGGAGGCGCTCTCCGGGTATTCCATACAGGAGCTTGCCGGCCGTGATTGGTTTGTCACCTTCATCCATAAGGGTGAGCGTCGGATGGCGCGCCGCGCGTTGTTTGAGTCCGCACATGGTCAGGGCGTCTCCGCTTTTGCCGGAGTGATCACGGCCAAGGACGGCGATATCGTCTACGTCAACTGGAATCTCAAACCCCTGACGGATTACAACGGGGAGGCCGTTTCCCTGCTGTGCGTCGGTCAGGATGTGACAGACCTGGTCCTTCGCGAAAAAGGATTGTTGCGCGAGCGGTTTACGCTCCTTGAACGAACCAAGGAACTCAACTGCCTCTACGAACTCAGTTTGCTCTCAGCTGATGTTGATCAGGAGCTGGAAGTGCTGCTGACCAAGATGATCGACCTGTTGCCGTCCGCGTTTCAGAACCCGGCCATGACGTTTATCCGTCTGAAGCTGGACCAGCGCATCTGGGAAACGCCGGGATATGTGGACACGGATCACATGCTTACCGAACAGATCATGGTCAACAAGGAGCGGCGTGGGGTGTTGTCCGTGGCCGTGCGAGAGAAGGGACGCGGCCGTGTCGCCTTCATTGAGGACGAGATGGATCTCTTTGCCACCGCGGCCCAGCAGATCGCCGTCACCATCGCCAAGAAAGAGACCCGCAAGGCCAAGCATGAGCTGGAGCGTCAGCTCAGGCAGTCCGACCGACTGGCCAAGATCGGGCAGTTCTCGGCCGGTGTGGCCCACGAGATCAACGAGCCTCTGGCCAATATTCTGGGTTTTGCCGAGCTGGCTCTGCAGACGCCCAACCTGTCCGGACAACTGGTCACGGACTTGAACAATATCGTGGATTCTTCCCTGCATGCCCGCGAGATCATTCGTAAGCTGATGTTCTTTGGCCGACAGTTGTCGCCGCAGTTCGTGACACTCAATTTCAATGAGGCCGTGGAGCAGGCGCTGCGAATCACCGAGGCAGGGGCCATGCGGAATGACATCACGATCATCCGGGATTTTGATGTGTCCCAGCCCGTGGTCAGCGCGGACCCGCAGCACGTCAAGCAGGTGGTGGTCAATCTGGTGGTCAATTCCATCCAGGCCATGGAGCGTGGGGGCAAGGTGAACGTACGAACATGGTCCAATGATACGGATGTGTATCTCATTGTGGAGGACACCGGGACAGGGATGGAGCCGGAAGTCCTCAAACAGATTTTCACTCCCTTTTATACCACCAAGGACGTGGACAAGGGATCAGGGCTTGGCCTTTCCGTGACACATGGTATAGTCAAGGCACATGGCGGGTTCATTCAAGTGGACAGCAGGCCCGGTGAGGGTACGCGGGTGGAAGTGGCCATCCCCTGTCCCAACAGCAACAAGGGTGTTGACTCATGA
- a CDS encoding mechanosensitive ion channel family protein, with the protein MQKNLEIYLDNLLNWLQTNFLTPNAITQWVCILFGVVLVFSLGLVIGPMFRRWVKASVSNEFLRSLFSVTASVTHSLTFFLYSQICISFFVMKDDFPRWIIAASDLSIAWVAIRLSTYIIPNRAISRLVAFCVWGLALLHIVGLLGYITSYLQTMSLSMGGNTISVYGMIKGLILAAICLQLARVISTFTAKRIETSHTLSPSLQVLINKLINIGLYTAALLFTLSSIGLDLTSLTIFSSALGVGVGFGLRTIFANYISGILLLLDKSIKPGDVIELVGVFGTVRYMHARYASVLTRSGKEYLIPNEKLITNEVINWSYSNTNVRLVIPVGVSYASDIHQVKKIMEDATKGIKRILRTPPPLARLSGFGDSSVDMELCVWIADAEDGVGNVTSEVLFNIWDLFKENDIEIPFPQRDLHIKSGSLG; encoded by the coding sequence ATGCAGAAGAACCTCGAAATCTACCTCGACAACCTCCTGAACTGGTTGCAAACCAATTTCCTCACCCCCAACGCCATAACGCAGTGGGTATGCATTCTGTTCGGTGTCGTGCTGGTCTTTTCACTCGGTCTTGTCATCGGCCCCATGTTCCGTCGCTGGGTCAAAGCCTCTGTCTCCAACGAGTTCCTGCGCTCCCTCTTCTCGGTGACCGCCTCCGTAACCCATAGCCTGACCTTCTTCCTGTACTCCCAGATATGCATCAGCTTCTTTGTCATGAAGGATGACTTTCCCCGCTGGATCATTGCCGCCAGCGATCTATCCATCGCCTGGGTGGCTATCCGACTGTCCACCTACATCATTCCCAACAGGGCGATTTCCCGGCTGGTGGCCTTCTGCGTCTGGGGGCTGGCCCTGCTCCACATCGTCGGCCTGCTCGGCTATATCACCAGCTATCTCCAGACCATGTCCCTGTCCATGGGCGGCAACACCATCTCGGTCTACGGCATGATCAAGGGGTTGATTCTGGCGGCCATCTGCCTGCAACTGGCCCGGGTCATCTCCACCTTCACGGCCAAACGGATCGAGACTTCACACACCCTGTCTCCCTCACTGCAGGTGTTGATCAACAAACTCATCAACATCGGCCTGTATACCGCGGCCCTGCTCTTCACCCTGTCCAGCATCGGACTCGACCTGACCAGCCTGACCATCTTCTCCAGCGCCCTTGGTGTCGGCGTCGGTTTCGGCCTGCGCACCATTTTTGCCAACTATATTTCCGGCATCCTGCTGCTGCTCGACAAGTCCATCAAGCCCGGCGATGTCATCGAACTGGTCGGCGTTTTCGGTACGGTTCGCTACATGCACGCCCGCTACGCATCGGTCCTGACCCGCAGCGGCAAGGAATACCTCATTCCCAATGAGAAACTCATCACCAATGAGGTCATCAACTGGTCTTACTCCAATACCAATGTCCGTCTGGTCATTCCGGTGGGCGTGTCCTATGCGTCCGACATCCATCAAGTCAAAAAAATCATGGAAGACGCCACAAAGGGCATCAAACGCATACTGCGCACCCCACCTCCACTGGCCCGCCTTTCCGGCTTTGGAGACAGCTCTGTGGACATGGAGTTATGTGTCTGGATTGCAGACGCCGAAGACGGTGTGGGCAACGTCACCAGTGAAGTCCTGTTCAATATCTGGGATCTGTTCAAGGAAAATGACATCGAGATCCCCTTCCCGCAGCGCGATCTGCACATCAAGTCAGGCTCGCTGGGATAG
- the aguB gene encoding N-carbamoylputrescine amidase, producing MSKTTLAVTQMACGDDFATNVDKAESLVRKAASSGAQIILLQELFEGPYFCKTQKHDYFAYAHEATLKDSLLARFSTLAQELGVVLPVSFFERAGKAYYNSMAMMDADGTMLGLYRKTHIPQGPGYEEKYYFNPGDTGFKVWETAHGNVGVGICWDQWYPEAARAMALMGADVLMYPTAIGSEPTMPECDSMPHWRRTQQGHAAANVMPVCASNRIGTEIDDDVELTFYGSSYITDPMGELIADADRVTEGVLLAEVDFDEIRNFRAGWGFFRDRRPQHYAPVMTLDGKTKIG from the coding sequence ATGAGTAAAACGACATTGGCCGTCACCCAGATGGCGTGCGGCGACGACTTTGCCACCAACGTGGACAAGGCGGAATCCCTGGTACGCAAGGCCGCGTCCTCGGGTGCTCAGATCATCCTCCTGCAGGAGCTGTTCGAGGGGCCCTACTTCTGCAAAACCCAGAAACATGACTATTTTGCCTACGCCCACGAAGCAACTCTGAAAGATTCGCTTCTGGCACGATTCTCCACTCTGGCACAGGAGTTGGGCGTGGTCCTGCCTGTGAGTTTCTTTGAGCGCGCAGGCAAGGCATACTACAACTCCATGGCCATGATGGACGCGGACGGGACCATGCTCGGCCTCTACCGCAAAACCCATATCCCCCAAGGGCCGGGATACGAAGAGAAATACTACTTCAACCCCGGAGACACCGGATTCAAGGTGTGGGAAACGGCCCATGGCAACGTCGGCGTGGGCATCTGCTGGGACCAGTGGTACCCGGAGGCCGCCCGTGCCATGGCGCTCATGGGCGCGGACGTACTCATGTACCCCACGGCCATCGGTTCCGAACCGACCATGCCGGAGTGTGACTCCATGCCCCATTGGCGACGGACCCAACAGGGTCACGCCGCCGCCAACGTCATGCCTGTGTGTGCATCCAACCGCATCGGCACAGAAATAGACGACGATGTCGAGTTGACCTTCTATGGCTCATCCTACATCACCGATCCTATGGGCGAACTCATCGCCGATGCCGACCGCGTGACCGAAGGGGTGCTGTTGGCAGAAGTGGATTTCGACGAAATTCGCAACTTCCGCGCGGGCTGGGGTTTTTTCCGTGATCGCAGGCCTCAGCACTATGCACCGGTCATGACGCTGGATGGGAAAACAAAGATCGGATAA